Genomic window (Rhododendron vialii isolate Sample 1 chromosome 4a, ASM3025357v1):
GTTGGAACTGAGCAATTTTGCTCTTAGTTGTGTTGTTCGTCGAAAGTTTGCACTTGAACACCCTAGGGTATGGCCAAGTGGTCTTGGCACGGACTCTGGGGTTTGTTCTCTCCTCCTAAGGATTATGTTTAATTCTTCTTGCTTACAACTTTTGGAGCCACCTCATCCCACACGTAGACGTATCAAACGGCCATGGGAGGGATTGTAGGAATTAGTCTAAGGTGCATTCAAAGTTGGCCTGCGACACCcagcattaccaaaaaaaaaaagaaaagaagaaatttgtACTTGGTTGCTTACTGCTTAGATAGCATCAAGCAGGAATTTTGATGAGATCCATATGCATGATTGAGAATAGTTACTGGGCCTTCAATTTCTTCGTTTTGGTAGTTCAGGTTGCCACTTTTTTCCTTTAGTTCAAGTGTCTTCTTGGTCTTGTTCAAATGTTCCCTCTTTTATTATTTTCGAATAGCCCGATGCTGCATACAATTGCTGAAAATGCTCCTTTAGAAATCAATTGAATGGCAGAAAATAAAGACTGAATGAATCTCTCTTCGCGCAGTATATATGTTTATTGTTCCTAGCTCGCATTTACATTGTGACGAAGAAGCCTCAAACTAACGTATTTTTAGCGCTTGAACCAGAGAACCTGGGTTTCTTGAATACAAATACCATTGCAGTAAAATGAATGAGCAATCATTGTTTTACTATTCAAGTTTTGTGCAGAAACACGCTCTCATTTGCTATTTTGTCCGTCACTTCAGGATGCCAACTTCTGATTTTGCAAATGTTTTCTCGATTCAGGCCTTCTTGATTACTATTTCATTAGCCCGAAGATAAACAAAAAACTCCCAAACATGTAAAACTGGTAGAGGAGTGCCATACTTCGCCTTGAGAAATTAGAACCGTGACTACTTGCAACTCCGCTTGACACCGTCAATGGTATAGCTTTTGGAGCAGTGTAGCATATGTGCCGCAAATACAAAGATACTAGTTTCAAACTCAGAACGATTTAGATTTCTAACCACCTAAAAACACACATACGGTTACAATCAGTATTCAGTAGCAAAGAAATGCCTTCATACTGAAAGATTGAATAAGCAAGCTAGATGAATGAATCCGTCTAGTAGCAACCTTACAAATATGAACAAATATGAAACATTATCTGTTCATTCTTAAAAAGTCACATGGGGTTTAATAGGCACTCGGATGGACCCAAATGTTGACGCATCAAACAAATTTCCAGGTGGTACGAATATGATGCCATCAAAGACTCTAATTTCCAATGGTGGTCCTCTGTAGAGTTGCAGCCATAACTTTTCAATCACCTTTCTACAGCATTAGGCATACTGGGTAAAACTGGGAAAAAATAAGGCTAACCCCAAAATTAAAACCATTCTAAGGAACAAATGCAATTTAATGTACCAGTTCACTTCAGCTATGGCTGtactccacacacacacacacacacacacacaaaagccATTGTTTTTTCACTTGATCTAAACCACATCGTCTTCGCTATTTCCACACCATAGTGAAGATTTTCGTGTCTTGATGGCCAAACCCCATCTGCATATTCTTCACTTGTCCCTGCATGGTGATGGTGTCATTTTGCCAATGAGTTCCTCCTACGTTAGCCATGGTTGGTCTTTGTCAAATCACTCTTGATCTTAAGTAACAATACACAAGTTACTTAACTGCTTCTAGTTTGCAAATATTTTGGAGATATCTAGGTCTCTAAGGTTTCCCCATAAATTTATAACACAGCCACCAGACAATGAGACAAAGCACTTCAGACCTTGAATAACTAAGTTGAGTTAATATAAGGATTTAGGGCTAAGATCCTCGAGtgcacaaaaaatataatgatttTGGAGCattattctctctcctcaattCATCCGCTCCCTCATTTTTCACTCCTAGACAAACTCAGTATATCCAGAGTCTAGGGACTTGTCAAATTGACGATTTTGGAGCATTCTTCTCTAATCACTAGGCACAACTTTGTTTTCTGAAACCATGTTGATCTCTGTCATGAGCTTTGTGGTGGTCTTCCTCATTTCTATAATCCTGTTTATTCATAGAGCAGGCAATCATAGAGTAGGCAAGAATATACAATGAAATTGCCATGGCAAAAGAACTGATAGGAGACAATCATGTCTGTCCAGTAAATTGACCTAACCTATAGTTTTATCCATTTATCAAAATGATTTTAAAGTATGGTACCACGTGGAAATTTCCAACCTTTATATCCCTTCGTTCTAAATTGCAAACTTACCACCCTTCTTACTTAAACTACGAGTTCATCTCCTCCGTCAAAATCAGAAAACAACTCAACAAAATATCGAAGCTCATTACTTTCTTCGATCATGAACCTGTAACTTTAACCTGTTTCTATATGAGGTAATTGGTCAGGAAGAGAAAAAACACTCTTCCCCCATATCCAAAAGTATAATAAGTTCGTATCTTCCGTAAGCAATTACACAAAATTATCATGACTGGTACATGCCAAATAGAGTTCTAATCCACTGAAACATACCGAATCTGTGAATAGCTAAAGGCTGACCACCCGCTACGCCTGGAGCTCAAAAACAGGATCCAATATGAGATATATTGCATAAAATAAAGCAACCAATATTCCTACTAGgtaactcaaaagaaaataaaatccatGCCTTACAAGTAAAAATAATAGGAAATCCAAAATGGGGCATAGTCTCTTTAAGATGATGTTCCGTGTCTAAGGTGGTACATGTTAGCAAATTCCAAGCACAGTTCACGGTCCCGCAAATCTCCCCAGCCTCCCCAACCCTTAAACCCAGCTTGATATCCTCCTTGATGCTGAAGAACCTGCACTCCCCATTCTGAATTGATATTGCCACCCTTGTCAATCTCTGGTACTTCGATGTTCACCAAACCTTTGTCAATGCAAGACTCTTTGTTCCCCTGTCCCTGATGCAAACCACATTTCCCAAAGTGAACAGCACTTGTCCTGGGACCTCGTAGCGAGTAAACAGGACCACCAAACGAAGGATAAACCGTTGCCCACATTGTTATATCCCAGTTGTAATcatcaaagaaacaaaactcTCTTGCCTTTGTACGTATCTTCCTCCAAACGGTCCGATTAAAGGCATAACCCACGTTACCCATTCTCTCTGCGATTAAACTGTCCCAACCCTCTCCCCTTGATTTCACATCGCACGGTGCCAAATTCGCTGCATAGCAATTAGGACATTTTTTAGGCTTCAGAGCCGTAAGTGACTGTAAATTGCGATAAGCATTGGGAAAAATGAAGTGGTCCTCTTCTATGAAAAGAATATGGCCTGAATGCTTATGAGTCTCCATTAACCCATCCCACACCGTGTTCATCATCCACCACCAGTGATGCTTTAATGAAACAATCTTTGGTGACCTGTGGTTTCCATATTGATCCGGATTCCCTGTACAATTTTTCTTAACTGCATCTTCCTTATCCTTGCAATCTAATGGTGAGACACCCGGAAAGCTTTTTTGGAAGACGTGGGGTGAGTATGGGGCAAATATTTGTTTCACTTGACAAAATCTAATACCTTCCACAATCTTGTTCATCTCTTGAAAGTACCCATCATGACTAACTATCAATAGGGTTTCACCAATCCCAACTACTTTAGAAAGACTCTCAACAACTACTTGGAGATATTGAGGGCGATTGTGGACATATAGAACAATTGTTATATGATCATTGGCTAGCTTTGGAAATAAATCCAGATTTCTTGGAGGCAACTGATTTCGCTTCTCCAACAAAATTGACAATCCACTCTGGTTGGGGACGTTGAGTAATCTTCTAAATTGGGTGTAGTTGTAAGTCAGCTCAAAATCCAGATCACTTTCGTTCGAATATTCAGTCACTAGATTGGAAGTTGTGTTTGTCTGAAGGAGAAAAACGAGCAGAACAACCCCAAACAAAGTAATCAAAACCAAAGATAAGAAACGGCGAAACGCCGCATCTTTGAGTCGGGGTTTATTGTTCAAAGCCATAAATCAAGACCACATAAGGTATCAACAATGTTTCATGGAAGTTGTAGTTACAGCATCCACAGATCCTGATTCCAAAAAGACAACCAAGAATTCCTCTGAACTAGTAAAAATCCAAACTTCCATACATTTAACTACTCAAAACATCAAAAACTGCACAAAACCAGTTGAGATCAAAATGTATTAGAAAGGGGGAGAATATCAGTACCCAAAAATATGTTCTTCAGAGCGTGATTGAAAACTGAACTGAAGCTCTCTCTTGCTGTCAACCAAATCAACAACCTCAATGACGTAGAGACAAACAGCAAAACCCGTAAACCAAAGCGCCTGAAAACACTTGGGTTGGGTTTTCGCCAATATCCGTTTTCAAGAATTGAGACCCAAAATTGGTCAAAGCTGGTAAAGAATTGAGACCCAATCTCAAATGGGTAGTCAAGAAATCAGGATTTTGAGGATTATATTGCTTCTAAACACTAATAAGATGGGATAAACGATCAAAAGTACGAAGTAGAAGGAGTCGTGGGAAAAAGGGTAAAGTGGGTTGAGTGTTTTACCAGTTAGGGGGTGCGAAGTACTAATCAACGCTTTGAAAAACTTCAAGATGTGGAAATGACTCAAGTAATTAGTAATCACTAATCAGTGACTAATCACACTCGTTGGAAACCTTCTCTGATTCTCTCAACCAATGGGAGGGTCTCTCGATCATTAGGGAAGAGCCCAACCAATATGTATGTGGAAAGTAGAAGGCCGGCATTAGAGAGATTGGGAATTACTATCATGGGGAGGTGGTACATTATTTGGTTTAAAATCTGTTATTGGTGAACGGGTTGGTTTAGAGTTATGGATTTTATGGtttgttaatttgtttggaacctaataaggaaaaaggagaagaacAGAAAAACAACCTCTTTGtgattatattactaaatttgtggtattttagacatgtcttattacgaaatattttaatcaatttcctttggtacgatATATTGTGATAAGAAAACattaatttatggtattgtcataacaattgtggtttgttatatattttgtggtatttacatatgttttcttttgatacgacacgttatggtaagaaaataacaattttaggtgttgtcataacaattgtggttattttatgaaatttctggcattttacaaatatttttggtttgggtataacaattgttgatcctggtacgacatattttgattttgttacggaatattaTATGaattaaagaatttttggtacgattcattgtggtaagatagtGCCAATTTATGGTGGTGTTATAACATGTCgatagcattatttaatttttaatattgtacgcatatatttggttatggtacaagtattatggattttggtacgaataattatgattacataataacaatattttttaattatgggtaacctgctaatcACCCGTCCAataggtaaattttaaagtacaagtcgtaactagaattataaatatgcattagaaaaccaaaaattgccGTAATGAAATTcataaattgtcataatttagataTACAGTATATCCTGTGTACGATAGCTTTCTTGGGTTGACAAGTACTATAagggaagaaaataacaaaactaaaatttaaGCACAATAAATTTCCCTCCCTTCaagattttaatttatttccttttttttttcgtaagtTCAAACAGGGCGTTAGGCTagggcccgttccagaaccggaataagaacttattttttgtctaataataaggtgtgttccacaaaatggtgaataagtacttattttttaaaaaggtaatttcaagctcaaaaatcatgtgcttatgcaaataattttcctatcactatggatcttatttgatagatctcattgagatctttaatacagtgcaaaaaaaattgaaaaattatttttcatttacattatttttgagtttgaaattgtgaaaataagcagcttattttgattttgtggaacaaagctccaaaataaatacttataaaataagaaggtttctggaacgggctaagactttttttatttttttccccaaaacaaGGACTATAAGACCATAAGGCCTGCAAGTGTGACGGTGACGGCCCTATTTCCCCAGACAAAAAATGGTAGATCCACCCTTTGGTTGAATATTGAAATTGGACCTTGTCTAATCCATCCAAATGGCTACCACATGGTACATTCCTACTATGTTGGAGTAGtgtaattctttattttaatttggatttatttttttatgtcatTTTTAGTTGATCATCCATGCAGAAAGCAGTAAGTACTATTGCATAACGTCCATCatattcatttttcatttttaagaACAAATATGATGTCCATGTTTTTGAGTGTGGGTGAAGGAAAAGGAAGAGTCGTTTCGTTGGGGCATATGTTGCAAAGGGTGACACCATGGCATGGTGAGAAGCTTGTTGTTTTGTTGAcgggtgttttttttggtaggaGCGTTGGGTGGTATGGAAGGGAATTTCGAATTTTAAATCATTATAATTACATGATTAGTTTGTTAGTTCAATTTTACGACCAAAATAAACTTTTAGAAAATTCGAAGCTTCATGGAAGCTTAGATCAAGGAACTTTGAGAAGATgttctttgtaattttgcaaATGTGAGGGGGCAATTTCTAATTTTTAGAAACCTTGGGGGTGGTTTTGGTAATTTATcctctctctgtttctttttttcttagatAGATGGGGGAAAAGGTGTTCTCAATATTAGGAATCTTCAAAGAGAtggattttttgttcttttctattTAATCAGAAATTTTTGGACATAGGATCTATGTATTCCTCTAATAACCAAACTGCTGTTAGTAGTATGGTTTTCTTGATGTCCATAGGTAGGTGAAACTTGTGACTTAGTATCTGAAGATGATGGCTCAGTGCcacacaatttttttctttttataacttAAGGTGTTGGAGCTAGTTTATACGAACATCTGTTAATTTCAGAAGCCCAATTGAAGGCAAAACAAATCTCTATATGGATTGACCTCAAACAAGTTGGTAGCTCCCGGAAGATTTTGAACCTGAGATTTTAGGAGCGAACAAACTAAGCTTCGGGCATTGACCGCCCCGCATATCTAAACGAGAAGCGGGCACTCACTTGGACATATTGGTCATACGTATGGTGTTTAGATAAGGCAAATAATATCAAAACTGTTTGATAGCTGTGGAGAACCACTGCTTCCATATCCAAAACTGAACAAAAGATATTATGCAGTATGTGATGGCCAACAAAAGATGGGAAAAGAAGCAAACAAGTCCTCTAATCAAACCAGGGGGGGAAAAGAAGTCCTCTAAACAATGGCAGCAAAAGTGGCTCTCTGTCTTTCTTTCAGTTCCCAATTTCCAGTCTCAACCAAGGAATCCTCCTCCTCATCCCCTGTGCCTTACACCCTCTGCCCGAAAAGAACAAGGGCTCGTCATTTCAGAGTTCAAGCACAATTAGGTTTGATGATTTACTCTTTCGTTCTACCCAGACACAGTTGGATGTGTTTGAATTTTCCAATATTAACTTCATTTTTGTTCTGATTTTGGTGGTGTTAggtggaggagagggagaggtcAAGCAGGGAGGGAAGAATAAATTCATCACTAAAGATCAAGAACCTGAACAGTAAGGCTTCTAAAGTTCTAAACTTTCACATTTAGACATGACTGGCTTGGCTGCATCGATctgtttggtttcggttttcaTTTATATCACCAACTTTCGGGTTCTGTAAACACACAGGAAACTTGTTTGGTGAACTTCTCTCCGTATCTGCAGTTTGCAAATACTTGGCATTTGTTTCCTGGTAGGTCGGAAGTCCGAAACCTCATAAGTACTTTTGTGGGGGTAAGTCTATATGGGGTTTTGCCCTAGTCGTAATTGACCCCCGCTAATCAGTGGAGGAACTGGTCTTTtagaaattagtcgaggtgtgcgtaagtTAATTTAGACCTTTAGTATCATTATCAAAACTGCAGTCTGCAAAAATTTGTGAAACAACCCATACCGAAGTATCCTGCAAAAGCGATCCTTAGGACTACAACCAAACAAAGACTGAGTGTCAAAACTTTTTATGGAGTATTGGTTTTGTTTCTGAGATcatggaaaatgaaaacaaaagaaaacgagAACGAGAACGAGAACGGCGCCTAACGGAGATATTTGTCTCTTGCCTTCCAATTCAGAGATAGCAGTGATTAGCACATGAAACTAGGCTAGTTGCTGAATCTCATAAATGAAATGACACAGAAACTGGAGTTATGAATCACCTAAAATAGGCTTCTGGTGACTACTGCAGGTATTGGCAAACAGCAGGGGAGAGGAAAGGGGAGAATCCCATGTCAACACCCATTCCCTACATCATCATCTTTGGTATGTCGACCCCTTTCGTGATCTTGGCCATTGCTTTCGCCAATGGCTGGATTAAGGCACCCGTTCGATGAAACGACTAAAGATTGCAGCACCAGCACATTGGCAATGTGAAATGCTTAGGTCTGATTTCAAGGCATTTGAGTACTTCTGTTATAGCATTTGTTGTTTGGTACTAGCTGTTTGTAACTTTTCAAGTGGATCACAGTTCCTTTGCGTTTTGCATTGTAATCAAACACAAACAGACCTTTCGCATGCCTTGTTCAAGCAAATATATCCTAAGTGAAATCCAATGATGTAAAAGTTGATATTGTATCACTGATATGAGGTGACTAGCGGCCAACTTGAAGTAATCCGAATTCCAAATCacacattttctttcttttcgagTGATTTAGAGGCTTGAGGGGATTCCACATATGAAGAGTTGAACAATTTTGAATGCCATCTTAACCGAATAAATCATGGGCTTTATGTATACGCGCGGTTAAACTCTCAACTCGTTTGGGTGATAAGATGGAAATGAATGGTTCAAGAGTATTCCCTTTTTCATGACAATTATTTTTGCCTGAGAAAATAATGTAATTGTGATATGCACATTGAAAGCAACATGATACGCCAAGATCCATTTACGTTGAACTATCGAGAAAATACAAAACACATGTTCACACAGCCTTTCATATTTGCAATACTCATTGCCGAATACTTAATTCATTCAAGTTTAGCGTCAATATATGAATTTTGGATAGTCATAGTAATTTCCGTGAAAATGTAGCATGTACATTGGCAATGCCGTACATGTCCATACTACATTTTCACTCCTGTTGGCGAATACCCGCCTTagtagggatggcaacggggcggatattgcaatatccgaatccgaacccTCCACCCGCCCTCCGAATCCGCCCCGAACTCCGAACGGATTATATTTTCGTCCTCCATCCCCGCTCCGAACGGGGAACGGATATCCGAATCcgaagttggaaaaaaaaagaaagaaagattggaACTCGATAAGAAAAAAActcagattgaaaaaaaaacaaataaaactaacatGGGGACGGAGTCTCGCTGCCGCGTTCCTGAGGGGAGATTGCCGCATCTTTTCGTTGccagaggttttttttttagagagagggaggggggttggggaggagagagagaagggggagaagTCATGGGCGAGGAGGGTTGTGTGAAGTGAAGTCGATTGGGTAGGAGACTGACTATTGACTAACCCTAAAAAATATGAGGTATTTATATAGTCGGATATTCGGAGGTGGATCGGATATCGGATTCGGGGCGGATCGGATCGGAGGCAGACTTACCTTCGAATCCGATCcgatttccaatttttttttgaaaaataaatccgaATCCGCCCCGATATCCGAAAAAtctccgaaaaatccgatccgttcGGAACAGATAACGGATCGGATAAGGACGGATCGGCCGAGATGGCCATCCCTACGCATTAGGAGTTTCGAAATTATAAGGActcagaaaaaggaaaatgggaaCAGTTTCCGAAATAGGGCTGGCAATGTCTTGCCGCTCTATGCCTTACTTCAGAATCGAAAGACGGCGATGGCAATGTCTTAAGATCGGCATTAGGGCCTGTTTGGGAGCTTAATTATTTTGCGTTTTGCATTTTGGATAGTGAAcctaaatttacttttggatcTCCAAATATAGAGACCATACTTATATTTTAgagaccaaatctctaaaaaatacTACAATGGATCTAACCAATATTTTCTAGTAAAAGCAACGGATCTTATGTTGTGTGGTTACCAATTCCTTATCTTCACAcccggggagagagagagagagagagagagagagagagagaggatggatCCTAAGCTCTACAAAGCAGCAAAAGAGGGTGATGTGATGTATCTCGCTGCAAGAATCGTTCGAATGAAAAGAACAGAGGTAGAAGATCTCGAAGTAGGAATCCTTCGAATAAACAGAACAGAGGAAGAGGACAACCGATACGGTAGGAGTGAGGAGTATTTGCTGGACAGGACGCAACATGGCAACAACAACATTCTTCACATAGCAGCAAGAGCCGGACGTGATCTCTTCGTTGCGGTAGCTCTCCAGTTCCTCCCTGTTCTTTCAAACCAAGTGAACTCACAGGGTGACACCCCTCTCCTTGCCGCGGCTAGGTTTGGTCGCCTCAAAGTGGTGGAAACAATTACGAAGCCTCAGTTCAAGTTTCAGATACGACGTGACATGGCTGCTGCTACTACGACGCTTATCAGAACATACACGAGTaagagtagtagtagtagtcgtCATCGTTGTTGTCAaagagatgaagaagaaggGCTAGTTGATCATCCATTGGAGCTGGGTACTATACACGATGATATGGCTACGACTGTGGATAACGGGACAAAGTCGAGTAGTAGTCGTCGTCAGAGAGATGCGGAAGAAGTGCTAGTTGATTGTCAATTGATACATGGTACTACAGCTCTACATGAGGCTTTAAGGAATGGACACGAGGGGGTGGCACGGTATTTATTAAGTTTGGATCGTGAAATGGCAACCTTTGTTAGTGGTGCTGGAGAGAGCCCGCTTTTCTTGGCCGCCGAATCTCGTTGCGAGTTATTTATGTAAGATATTTTACAATCAAATCGGCCATATAGCGCAAAAGGCTCCGACGGGCTTAATGTATTACATGCTGCACGAGATTGTTGCGGTATGTAATTTTTTAGTGTTTCATTCCTCAACATACCGCACAAAATGgattagagcccgttccagaaagagaaaaaaaaactcttattttttaagaagacaatttcaagctcaaaaattataggtttattgaaatttaaaaatatacaatatggatcttgtttgaaagatctcgatgagatcttttatacgatgcaaaaaaaattgaaaatttatttttcatttatattatttttgagtttgaaaatgtga
Coding sequences:
- the LOC131323418 gene encoding alpha-1,6-mannosyl-glycoprotein 2-beta-N-acetylglucosaminyltransferase-like, which produces MALNNKPRLKDAAFRRFLSLVLITLFGVVLLVFLLQTNTTSNLVTEYSNESDLDFELTYNYTQFRRLLNVPNQSGLSILLEKRNQLPPRNLDLFPKLANDHITIVLYVHNRPQYLQVVVESLSKVVGIGETLLIVSHDGYFQEMNKIVEGIRFCQVKQIFAPYSPHVFQKSFPGVSPLDCKDKEDAVKKNCTGNPDQYGNHRSPKIVSLKHHWWWMMNTVWDGLMETHKHSGHILFIEEDHFIFPNAYRNLQSLTALKPKKCPNCYAANLAPCDVKSRGEGWDSLIAERMGNVGYAFNRTVWRKIRTKAREFCFFDDYNWDITMWATVYPSFGGPVYSLRGPRTSAVHFGKCGLHQGQGNKESCIDKGLVNIEVPEIDKGGNINSEWGVQVLQHQGGYQAGFKGWGGWGDLRDRELCLEFANMYHLRHGTSS
- the LOC131323419 gene encoding uncharacterized protein LOC131323419, which codes for MAAKVALCLSFSSQFPVSTKESSSSSPVPYTLCPKRTRARHFRVQAQLGGGEGEVKQGGKNKFITKDQEPEQYWQTAGERKGENPMSTPIPYIIIFGMSTPFVILAIAFANGWIKAPVR